The genomic DNA GAGTGGTTGGACAAAAGAGCTGATCGCTTTTGGAACTCCAAGCTTCTCTTGTGCTGTTTTCATTGCAAATGGAAGGGACGCGTTAGAACTAGATGTACTAAATCCAATTGCCATTACTGGTCCGAAATGTTTAAAGAACCGGACAATACTTTCTTTTGCTAATACCTTTAATAAGCCGCCATATACAAAGACCCCGTGAATAATGAGTACTAACATAACGACAATCATATACTTGAACATCGCAGCGACGCCTGCAAGACCCATTTTACCAACGGAAGAAGCGAGCAAGCCAAATGTTCCGATTGGAGCTAATTTCATAACGAGATTAACGAGATACATCATTAATTCGTTGCCCTGTTCAAGTAATGAATGGATACCTTGAACTCGTTTTCCTAAAATAGCTATACCGAGTCCAATCAATACAGCGAAGGCAATAATTTGTAACATGTTTCCATCAGCCATTGCTTTTGCCGGATTATCTGGTACGATATTTAGCAATGTATCGACGAAAGATGTTTCGGTTTTTGCACCTTCATACTTAAGCCCTTCTGTTTTAAAATTACCGCCAGCTCCCGGCTTTATAATAAGTGCAAATGTAACCGCGATAGAGATGGCAACTGCTGTTGTTACGAGGAAGAATGAAATTGATTTTAAACCAATTCTTCCGAGTTGCTTCGGATCTCCAAGACCAGCAGCTCCCAGTACGATAGAAATAAATACAACAGGAACAACTAGCATTTTAATGAGTCGAATAAACAATTGACCAAGTGGATTGAACACATATTGATTTAATGGATCAAAAATGGATGGAGCAGCTAAATTTAGAGTGAGTCCGACAACTAGACCGAGAAATAATGCAATTAAGATTGCTTTTGTTTGTTTCAATAAAATCCCCCCTTATTTTTTGTAAAATAGCTTTCTACATTAATTGTACCGAAAAAATACCTATTTTGACAATATTTTCTGAATATTTCGTATAAAAATATCTATTTTAATGTAGAAGGAGTTAAATTTTGTATTTGAAAAACAAAATAGGCCATCACATTGGATGGCCTAGGGAAGGGGACAATTTATGTCAATTTAATTAGGGATGGAAGCTACTCAAAGACACTGGGGAATGTCTTGTAAATTAGGGAGGAATAGCTTCGATACATATACTATAAAAGGTAAGTGTGACCGTGGTGTGAACATAGAGTGAAAGAGAGAGGGAGTTTTAAATAAAAGATAGAGTAAACAAAAAAATAAGACCATCACATATGATGGCCTAAGGAAGGGGACAATTTATGTCAATTTAATTAGGGATGGAAGCTACTCAAAGACACTGGGGAATGTCTTGTAAATTAGGGAGGAATAGCTTCGATACATATATTATAAAAGATGGATGTGACCGTGGTGTGAACATAGAGTGAAAGAGAGAGGGAGTTTTAAATAGAAGATAGAGTAAACAAAAAAATAAGACCATCACATATGATGGCCTAAGGAAGGGGACAATTTATGTCAATTTAATTAGGGATGGAAGCTACTCAAAGACACTGGGGAATGTCTTGTAAATTAGGGAGGAATAGCTTCGATACATATACTATAAAAGGTAAGTGTGACCGTGGTGTGAACATAGAGTGAAAGAGAGAGGAAGTTTTAAATAGAAGGTAGTAGAATAGACAAAAAATAAGACCATCACATATGAGATGGCCTAAGGAAGGGGACAATTTATGTCAATTTAATTAGGGATGGAAGTTGTTCAAGACACGGGGGAATGTCTTATAAATTAGGGAGGAACAACTTCGATACGTATACTATAAAAGGTAGATGTGACCCTGATGTGAACATAGAGTGAAAGATATGAGGAGTTAAGAAATGATACATACAAAATGATTGTTGCGAGATTTGTAGAATAAGAAGAAATATAATAGAAAGTGTCTTGTCATAAAATGAAGTGAAATTCGAGTATAAATAAAAGTTGTAATCTATGAAAAAAAGGATTATGCTCAACTATATTGTAAGAATATGAGGTTTATCCGACTATTTGAAGGCTCTTAAAAGCCTTTATTTATGAAGGAAAAGCTGCACTTTATTAAGGGAGTTAGTGATATGGAAGTAACAAAAAGACAAGGGCTGTATAATCGTTTTATACGATTAAACCCACCACAAATATTAGCATTAGGTTTTTTCTGCTTAATTGTGGTGGGCGGTTTGTTATTAAAGTTACCATTCGCAACGAAAGTACATATTAGTTGGGTAGATGCTTTCTTTACGGCAACGTCAGCAGCAACTGTAACGGGTTTGGGAGTAGTAGATACTGCCAGTACGTTTACGATGTTTGGCGAAATTGTTATTATGTTTTTAATTCAAACAGGTGGTCTAGGTCTTATGACGATTGCCATTTTAATTGTTTGGGTATTAGGTAAAAAAATTGGTTTACGCCATCGCTTATTAATTGGAGAGGCATTTAATCAGACAAATATAGGTGGTCTCGTAAAATTAGTAAAACGTGTCTTTATATTTTCAATTTGTATTGAGTTTATTGGAGTTATCTTTTTATCGTTTCGCTTTATTCCAGAGTTTGGCTTTGGAAAAGGTATACACTATAGTATTTTTCACGTTATTGCATCTTATAATAATGCTGGATTTGCTCTATGGCCGGATAATTTAACAAGGTATGTAGGAGATCCTATTATTAATATTGGGATTTGCTCTTTAATCGTAATAGGTGGTCTCGGTTTCACTGTATTAATTGATATATGGTATAGCCGTAGTTTTCGAAAACTATCACTTCATTCAAAAATAATGATTGTTGGAACAGTAGCGCTAAATGTTATAGCGATGATTGTGATTTTTGTATTGGAATATAATAATGTGAAAACGTTAGGGAATTTATCTTTAAATGAAAAATTATGGGCTTCTTTCTTCCAAGGTATTACTCCTCGTACTGCTGGATTTAATACAGTTGACTACGGGGGTATGGAAGAGTCATCTATATTATTTACAATGGTTTTAATGTTTATTGGTGCAGGAAGTGTATCAACGGGTGGAGGGATTAAATTAACAACGTTTGTTATTTTAGTTACATCTGTCCTTTCTTTCTTTAGAAAGAAAGAGGAAATCGTTTTATTTCAGCGCACAATTAAAATATCGACAGTAACGAGAGCTTTAGCAATTGCTGTTGCCAGTCAAATCCTCATTTTTGCAGCAGTATTTGTATTAATGCTTACAGAAAACTTCAGTTTTATTCAGTTACTATTTGAAACAATCTCAGCGTTTGGTACAGTAGGTTTAACGATGGGGATTACTGCCAAGTTATCAGCGTTTGGAAAATGTATTATTATGTTTGTTATGTTTTGTGGATTAATCGGACCGTTAACACTTGTCTTTTCTTTAGCACGACCAGCAAAACAAAAAATAAAATATCCATCAGAAGATGTATTTACAGGATAAGGTATCCCGCATAAGCGAGATACCTTTTTCTTTTTAAAAAAGGGAGAACAATAAACCGATAAGCGCTACTCGGAATAAAATTGCAATGAGTGCTGCAATTCCGCCGACAATCGCAGCGATACCACCAGTTACAGTAGCTCCGCGATTATAAGCGTAAATCCCTAGTAATACAGAAACAAGACCAAATAATGTTGGGAAGGTAAATAGTGATAAGATAGATAAGGCAAGAGCGATAAAGCCAGCAGTTGATCCAGCGGCAGACGATCTTACATCATCTTTATTATCTTTTTCATCGTAATCATAATCAATGCGCTGTGGTGCAACCTCAGCTGCATATTCTTCTTTATAGTCACTATCTATTCTATCTCTTTTTTTATACTCATCAAATTTCTCAGTCAAAGTCATGACTCCTTTCATAACAAGGTTCAATAGTAGTATGTATCTCTTTATCTTTTTTATCCCGCTTTAATGGGCAGTAAGACCCCCACCTCAAAATTCAGCGAAAGCAAAGAAGTTAGGTGGGGGATCAACTGCCCATAAAAGTCCGATTGGTGAGGGCTAATAATCAGTGGGGGATGAAGAAAACCCCCACTGATTAAAGTTTCACTTTATCCGAGTATGTACAGGGAGTAATATCCATCTAGTAGGAGGAAATTGTTTTTTTGAAATAGGAAAAGTTAGTATGACTTCCTCTATTTTGGAAAGTATAAAAAGGAATAATGAGGAAAGGGTGCAATACATAATGGAACATCCAATTGAAAATTTAATGAAAACAGCAATGACAAATTTAAAAGAGATGGTAGATGTAAATACGATTGTTGGAAGTCCAGTTTCAACAGCTGATGGAAATGTAGTATTAACAGTATCTCAAGTGGCTTTTGGTTTTGGTGCCGGTGGAAGTGACTTTAAAGGTAATTTTATTTCCGAAAAACATAATAACGGACAAGGACAGCATAAAGAGAACAAGCAAGCTCATCCGTTTGGAGGCGGAAGCGGGGCTGGGGTTTCTATTAGCCCAGTTGCCTTTTTAGTAGTTGGTTCTAACGGTGTGCAAGTATTGCACCTCAATAGTAGTACGCATTTAATTGAGAAGGCTTTAAATACTGTACCAAGCACTGTAGATAAATTTGTAAATAATCGTCAAAAGTGAACTTGCATTTTTTAGGAATTATGATATATTAGAAAAAGTGTGCTTTATGATGATCGGAATAATTGAACTGTAAATATATATGATGTGTGGAATAAGGGAGAGGAATTTATGATTAATATCAAAAACTTAGTAGTTGGCTTATGTATGTTAGTAAGCGGCTTTGTTGTATATGTAATAAAAGAAAAAGCTCCATTCTAAAACAGACAAACCGTTACTGTCTGTTTTAAATTTGTAAAAAATGTTGACAAGTTATGATATTGGTGTTATAATTTTAATTCGTGTCTCGGTTACAGCTAGTGTAAAGTAAATAAATCTTATGAATATAATACGAAAAGTTTGCGAAAGATCGGGTAGTCTTACCAACAACTTTTGTGAACAAACCCTATAAATTATAATTGTAGGCTTTATAGGTATACTAGTGAATCAAGGAGCGGTC from Bacillus basilensis includes the following:
- a CDS encoding dicarboxylate/amino acid:cation symporter; this encodes MKQTKAILIALFLGLVVGLTLNLAAPSIFDPLNQYVFNPLGQLFIRLIKMLVVPVVFISIVLGAAGLGDPKQLGRIGLKSISFFLVTTAVAISIAVTFALIIKPGAGGNFKTEGLKYEGAKTETSFVDTLLNIVPDNPAKAMADGNMLQIIAFAVLIGLGIAILGKRVQGIHSLLEQGNELMMYLVNLVMKLAPIGTFGLLASSVGKMGLAGVAAMFKYMIVVMLVLIIHGVFVYGGLLKVLAKESIVRFFKHFGPVMAIGFSTSSSNASLPFAMKTAQEKLGVPKAISSFVQPLGATINMDGTAIMQGVATVFIAQVYGVELTLPQLAMVVLTAVLASIGTAGVPGVGLVMLTMVLNQVNLPVEGIALIIGIDRILDMSRTAVNISGDAICAMIVAKSEEKYNTDQSAAS
- a CDS encoding TrkH family potassium uptake protein produces the protein MEVTKRQGLYNRFIRLNPPQILALGFFCLIVVGGLLLKLPFATKVHISWVDAFFTATSAATVTGLGVVDTASTFTMFGEIVIMFLIQTGGLGLMTIAILIVWVLGKKIGLRHRLLIGEAFNQTNIGGLVKLVKRVFIFSICIEFIGVIFLSFRFIPEFGFGKGIHYSIFHVIASYNNAGFALWPDNLTRYVGDPIINIGICSLIVIGGLGFTVLIDIWYSRSFRKLSLHSKIMIVGTVALNVIAMIVIFVLEYNNVKTLGNLSLNEKLWASFFQGITPRTAGFNTVDYGGMEESSILFTMVLMFIGAGSVSTGGGIKLTTFVILVTSVLSFFRKKEEIVLFQRTIKISTVTRALAIAVASQILIFAAVFVLMLTENFSFIQLLFETISAFGTVGLTMGITAKLSAFGKCIIMFVMFCGLIGPLTLVFSLARPAKQKIKYPSEDVFTG
- a CDS encoding imidazole glycerol phosphate synthase; translated protein: MKGVMTLTEKFDEYKKRDRIDSDYKEEYAAEVAPQRIDYDYDEKDNKDDVRSSAAGSTAGFIALALSILSLFTFPTLFGLVSVLLGIYAYNRGATVTGGIAAIVGGIAALIAILFRVALIGLLFSLF
- the ytfJ gene encoding GerW family sporulation protein; translation: MTSSILESIKRNNEERVQYIMEHPIENLMKTAMTNLKEMVDVNTIVGSPVSTADGNVVLTVSQVAFGFGAGGSDFKGNFISEKHNNGQGQHKENKQAHPFGGGSGAGVSISPVAFLVVGSNGVQVLHLNSSTHLIEKALNTVPSTVDKFVNNRQK